A single region of the Oncorhynchus keta strain PuntledgeMale-10-30-2019 chromosome 37, Oket_V2, whole genome shotgun sequence genome encodes:
- the LOC118380975 gene encoding ETS translocation variant 5-like isoform X3, with the protein MDGFYDQQVPFMAPSRQNCHVEEPANTPFNDRKRKFVDTELAQDTEDLFQDLMQLQETWIAEAQVPDDEQFVPDFQSDNLMFHGPPANKVKRESSASRDLSPCSQEQQRLYTDKCLYSYSAYNRKPLGINTLTPPSTPASPCSPAPTPGTHPLQRQITSPVQTTHPGHSRPTHGHSPSHHRTLPPHPSQSQPFAVPRLPVNHSDASYSSEHRFQRQLSEPCLPFPPPDGAACTPYPPQPHHSHRAPLSRDGRPIYQRHLSEPLVLLPAQGFKQELVDLRYTEQGVPTMGPPRTPFQGLSIKQEPRDFCFDQEMQNCQSSFRKSGNFYQNNDGLIYDGEPHLYNDDTCVVPERLEGKIKQEAGVFRDGPPYQRRGSLQLWQFLVTLLDDPANGHFISWTGRGMEFKLIEPEEVARRWGLQKNRPAMNYDKLSRSLRYYYEKGIMQKVAGERYVYKFTCDPEALFSMAFPDNQRPSLKQDPDCLPPSAGEDDTTVPLAHYEDGCGPYLADGGERCVSLLGFPDNYSF; encoded by the exons ATGGATGGATTTTATGACCAGCAAGTCCCTTTCATGGCCCCCTCCAGG CAGAATTGTCACGTGGAAGAACCAGCGAACACGCCATTTAACGACCGGAAGAGAAAGTTTGTTGACACTGAGCTCGCCCAGGACACAGAAGATCTCTTTCAGGACCTCATGCAACTTCAAGAGACATGGATTGCAGAAG CTCAGGTGCCTGATGACGAACAGTTTGTCCCAGATTTCCAGTCGGATAACC TAATGTTCCATGGACCTCCAGCCAATAAAGTGAAGCGAGAGTCCAGCGCCTCCAGAGATCTGTCCCCCTGCAGTCAGGAACAACAGAGACTCTACACAGACAAGTGCCTTTACAGCTACAG tGCCTACAACAGGAAGCCACTTGGCATCAATACTTTAACCCCACCCTCCACACCCGCCTCACCCTGCAGCCCCGCCCCCACCCCGGGGACACACCCCCTACAGAGGCAGATCACGTCCCCTGTCCAGACAACACACCCCGGCCACAGTCGTCCAACTCACGGGCACAGCCCCTCCCACCACCGGACACTCCCGCCACACCCGAGCCAAAGCCAGCCTTTCGCCGTGCCCCGCCTACCTGTCAATCACTCCGATGCCTCCTAcagctcagaacacag GTTCCAGCGGCAGCTCTCTGAGCCATGTCTGCCTTTCCCTCCGCCTGACGGTGCCGCCTGTACCCCTTACCCCCCTCAGCCCCATCACTCCCACCGGGCCCCCCTGTCCCGGGACGGCCGCCCCATCTACCAGCGGCACCTGTCAGAGCCCTTGGTCCTCCTCCCTGCTCAGGGCTTCAAGCAGGAGCTGGTGGACCTCCGTTACACCGAGCAGGGGGTCCCCACCATGGGCCCTCCCCGCACCCCGTTCCAGGGCCTCTCTATAAAGCAGGAGCCCCGGGATTTCTGCTTTGACCAAG AAATGCAGAACTGCCAGTCTTCTTTCAGGAAGTCCGGTAACTTCTACCAAAACAATGATGGGTTGATCTACGACGGAGAGCCTCATCTGTACAACGACGACACATGTGTGGTTCCAGAGAGACTAGAAG GCAAGATCAAGCAGGAGGCCGGAGTGTTCCGTGACGGACCGCCCTACCAGCGCCGAGGTTCCCTGCAGCTCTGGCAGTTCCTGGTCACTCTGCTGGACGACCCGGCCAATGGTCACTTCATCTCCTGGACCGGCCGCGGCATGGAGTTCAAACTCATCGAGCCTGAAGAG GTGGCTCGGCGCTGGGGCCTCCAGAAGAACCGGCCTGCCATGAACTACGACAAGCTGAGCCGCTCTCTACGCTACTACTACGAGAAGGGCATCATGCAGAAG GTGGCTGGAGAGAGGTACGTGTACAAGTTTACGTGTGACCCCGAGGCGCTCTTCTCCATGGCCTTCCCTGACAACCAGAGGCCCAGCCTGAAGCAGGACCCGGACTGCCTGCCGCCGTCTGCGGGGGAGGACGACACCACCGTGCCCCTGGCCCACTACGAGGATGGCTGTGGCCCCTACCTGGCCGACGGAGGGGAGCGGTGTGTCTCGTTACTGGGCTTCCCTGATAACTATTCATTCTGA
- the LOC118380975 gene encoding ETS translocation variant 5-like isoform X2 yields MDGFYDQQVPFMAPSRNCHVEEPANTPFNDRKRKFVDTELAQDTEDLFQDLMQLQETWIAEAQVPDDEQFVPDFQSDNLMFHGPPANKVKRESSASRDLSPCSQEQQRLYTDKCLYSYSAYNRKPLGINTLTPPSTPASPCSPAPTPGTHPLQRQITSPVQTTHPGHSRPTHGHSPSHHRTLPPHPSQSQPFAVPRLPVNHSDASYSSEHRFQRQLSEPCLPFPPPDGAACTPYPPQPHHSHRAPLSRDGRPIYQRHLSEPLVLLPAQGFKQELVDLRYTEQGVPTMGPPRTPFQGLSIKQEPRDFCFDQEMQNCQSSFRKSGNFYQNNDGLIYDGEPHLYNDDTCVVPERLEGKIKQEAGVFRDGPPYQRRGSLQLWQFLVTLLDDPANGHFISWTGRGMEFKLIEPEEVARRWGLQKNRPAMNYDKLSRSLRYYYEKGIMQKVKVAGERYVYKFTCDPEALFSMAFPDNQRPSLKQDPDCLPPSAGEDDTTVPLAHYEDGCGPYLADGGERCVSLLGFPDNYSF; encoded by the exons ATGGATGGATTTTATGACCAGCAAGTCCCTTTCATGGCCCCCTCCAGG AATTGTCACGTGGAAGAACCAGCGAACACGCCATTTAACGACCGGAAGAGAAAGTTTGTTGACACTGAGCTCGCCCAGGACACAGAAGATCTCTTTCAGGACCTCATGCAACTTCAAGAGACATGGATTGCAGAAG CTCAGGTGCCTGATGACGAACAGTTTGTCCCAGATTTCCAGTCGGATAACC TAATGTTCCATGGACCTCCAGCCAATAAAGTGAAGCGAGAGTCCAGCGCCTCCAGAGATCTGTCCCCCTGCAGTCAGGAACAACAGAGACTCTACACAGACAAGTGCCTTTACAGCTACAG tGCCTACAACAGGAAGCCACTTGGCATCAATACTTTAACCCCACCCTCCACACCCGCCTCACCCTGCAGCCCCGCCCCCACCCCGGGGACACACCCCCTACAGAGGCAGATCACGTCCCCTGTCCAGACAACACACCCCGGCCACAGTCGTCCAACTCACGGGCACAGCCCCTCCCACCACCGGACACTCCCGCCACACCCGAGCCAAAGCCAGCCTTTCGCCGTGCCCCGCCTACCTGTCAATCACTCCGATGCCTCCTAcagctcagaacacag GTTCCAGCGGCAGCTCTCTGAGCCATGTCTGCCTTTCCCTCCGCCTGACGGTGCCGCCTGTACCCCTTACCCCCCTCAGCCCCATCACTCCCACCGGGCCCCCCTGTCCCGGGACGGCCGCCCCATCTACCAGCGGCACCTGTCAGAGCCCTTGGTCCTCCTCCCTGCTCAGGGCTTCAAGCAGGAGCTGGTGGACCTCCGTTACACCGAGCAGGGGGTCCCCACCATGGGCCCTCCCCGCACCCCGTTCCAGGGCCTCTCTATAAAGCAGGAGCCCCGGGATTTCTGCTTTGACCAAG AAATGCAGAACTGCCAGTCTTCTTTCAGGAAGTCCGGTAACTTCTACCAAAACAATGATGGGTTGATCTACGACGGAGAGCCTCATCTGTACAACGACGACACATGTGTGGTTCCAGAGAGACTAGAAG GCAAGATCAAGCAGGAGGCCGGAGTGTTCCGTGACGGACCGCCCTACCAGCGCCGAGGTTCCCTGCAGCTCTGGCAGTTCCTGGTCACTCTGCTGGACGACCCGGCCAATGGTCACTTCATCTCCTGGACCGGCCGCGGCATGGAGTTCAAACTCATCGAGCCTGAAGAG GTGGCTCGGCGCTGGGGCCTCCAGAAGAACCGGCCTGCCATGAACTACGACAAGCTGAGCCGCTCTCTACGCTACTACTACGAGAAGGGCATCATGCAGAAGGTAAAG GTGGCTGGAGAGAGGTACGTGTACAAGTTTACGTGTGACCCCGAGGCGCTCTTCTCCATGGCCTTCCCTGACAACCAGAGGCCCAGCCTGAAGCAGGACCCGGACTGCCTGCCGCCGTCTGCGGGGGAGGACGACACCACCGTGCCCCTGGCCCACTACGAGGATGGCTGTGGCCCCTACCTGGCCGACGGAGGGGAGCGGTGTGTCTCGTTACTGGGCTTCCCTGATAACTATTCATTCTGA
- the LOC118380975 gene encoding ETS translocation variant 5-like isoform X4 — protein sequence MDGFYDQQVPFMAPSRNCHVEEPANTPFNDRKRKFVDTELAQDTEDLFQDLMQLQETWIAEAQVPDDEQFVPDFQSDNLMFHGPPANKVKRESSASRDLSPCSQEQQRLYTDKCLYSYSAYNRKPLGINTLTPPSTPASPCSPAPTPGTHPLQRQITSPVQTTHPGHSRPTHGHSPSHHRTLPPHPSQSQPFAVPRLPVNHSDASYSSEHRFQRQLSEPCLPFPPPDGAACTPYPPQPHHSHRAPLSRDGRPIYQRHLSEPLVLLPAQGFKQELVDLRYTEQGVPTMGPPRTPFQGLSIKQEPRDFCFDQEMQNCQSSFRKSGNFYQNNDGLIYDGEPHLYNDDTCVVPERLEGKIKQEAGVFRDGPPYQRRGSLQLWQFLVTLLDDPANGHFISWTGRGMEFKLIEPEEVARRWGLQKNRPAMNYDKLSRSLRYYYEKGIMQKVAGERYVYKFTCDPEALFSMAFPDNQRPSLKQDPDCLPPSAGEDDTTVPLAHYEDGCGPYLADGGERCVSLLGFPDNYSF from the exons ATGGATGGATTTTATGACCAGCAAGTCCCTTTCATGGCCCCCTCCAGG AATTGTCACGTGGAAGAACCAGCGAACACGCCATTTAACGACCGGAAGAGAAAGTTTGTTGACACTGAGCTCGCCCAGGACACAGAAGATCTCTTTCAGGACCTCATGCAACTTCAAGAGACATGGATTGCAGAAG CTCAGGTGCCTGATGACGAACAGTTTGTCCCAGATTTCCAGTCGGATAACC TAATGTTCCATGGACCTCCAGCCAATAAAGTGAAGCGAGAGTCCAGCGCCTCCAGAGATCTGTCCCCCTGCAGTCAGGAACAACAGAGACTCTACACAGACAAGTGCCTTTACAGCTACAG tGCCTACAACAGGAAGCCACTTGGCATCAATACTTTAACCCCACCCTCCACACCCGCCTCACCCTGCAGCCCCGCCCCCACCCCGGGGACACACCCCCTACAGAGGCAGATCACGTCCCCTGTCCAGACAACACACCCCGGCCACAGTCGTCCAACTCACGGGCACAGCCCCTCCCACCACCGGACACTCCCGCCACACCCGAGCCAAAGCCAGCCTTTCGCCGTGCCCCGCCTACCTGTCAATCACTCCGATGCCTCCTAcagctcagaacacag GTTCCAGCGGCAGCTCTCTGAGCCATGTCTGCCTTTCCCTCCGCCTGACGGTGCCGCCTGTACCCCTTACCCCCCTCAGCCCCATCACTCCCACCGGGCCCCCCTGTCCCGGGACGGCCGCCCCATCTACCAGCGGCACCTGTCAGAGCCCTTGGTCCTCCTCCCTGCTCAGGGCTTCAAGCAGGAGCTGGTGGACCTCCGTTACACCGAGCAGGGGGTCCCCACCATGGGCCCTCCCCGCACCCCGTTCCAGGGCCTCTCTATAAAGCAGGAGCCCCGGGATTTCTGCTTTGACCAAG AAATGCAGAACTGCCAGTCTTCTTTCAGGAAGTCCGGTAACTTCTACCAAAACAATGATGGGTTGATCTACGACGGAGAGCCTCATCTGTACAACGACGACACATGTGTGGTTCCAGAGAGACTAGAAG GCAAGATCAAGCAGGAGGCCGGAGTGTTCCGTGACGGACCGCCCTACCAGCGCCGAGGTTCCCTGCAGCTCTGGCAGTTCCTGGTCACTCTGCTGGACGACCCGGCCAATGGTCACTTCATCTCCTGGACCGGCCGCGGCATGGAGTTCAAACTCATCGAGCCTGAAGAG GTGGCTCGGCGCTGGGGCCTCCAGAAGAACCGGCCTGCCATGAACTACGACAAGCTGAGCCGCTCTCTACGCTACTACTACGAGAAGGGCATCATGCAGAAG GTGGCTGGAGAGAGGTACGTGTACAAGTTTACGTGTGACCCCGAGGCGCTCTTCTCCATGGCCTTCCCTGACAACCAGAGGCCCAGCCTGAAGCAGGACCCGGACTGCCTGCCGCCGTCTGCGGGGGAGGACGACACCACCGTGCCCCTGGCCCACTACGAGGATGGCTGTGGCCCCTACCTGGCCGACGGAGGGGAGCGGTGTGTCTCGTTACTGGGCTTCCCTGATAACTATTCATTCTGA
- the LOC118380975 gene encoding ETS translocation variant 5-like isoform X1, translating to MDGFYDQQVPFMAPSRQNCHVEEPANTPFNDRKRKFVDTELAQDTEDLFQDLMQLQETWIAEAQVPDDEQFVPDFQSDNLMFHGPPANKVKRESSASRDLSPCSQEQQRLYTDKCLYSYSAYNRKPLGINTLTPPSTPASPCSPAPTPGTHPLQRQITSPVQTTHPGHSRPTHGHSPSHHRTLPPHPSQSQPFAVPRLPVNHSDASYSSEHRFQRQLSEPCLPFPPPDGAACTPYPPQPHHSHRAPLSRDGRPIYQRHLSEPLVLLPAQGFKQELVDLRYTEQGVPTMGPPRTPFQGLSIKQEPRDFCFDQEMQNCQSSFRKSGNFYQNNDGLIYDGEPHLYNDDTCVVPERLEGKIKQEAGVFRDGPPYQRRGSLQLWQFLVTLLDDPANGHFISWTGRGMEFKLIEPEEVARRWGLQKNRPAMNYDKLSRSLRYYYEKGIMQKVKVAGERYVYKFTCDPEALFSMAFPDNQRPSLKQDPDCLPPSAGEDDTTVPLAHYEDGCGPYLADGGERCVSLLGFPDNYSF from the exons ATGGATGGATTTTATGACCAGCAAGTCCCTTTCATGGCCCCCTCCAGG CAGAATTGTCACGTGGAAGAACCAGCGAACACGCCATTTAACGACCGGAAGAGAAAGTTTGTTGACACTGAGCTCGCCCAGGACACAGAAGATCTCTTTCAGGACCTCATGCAACTTCAAGAGACATGGATTGCAGAAG CTCAGGTGCCTGATGACGAACAGTTTGTCCCAGATTTCCAGTCGGATAACC TAATGTTCCATGGACCTCCAGCCAATAAAGTGAAGCGAGAGTCCAGCGCCTCCAGAGATCTGTCCCCCTGCAGTCAGGAACAACAGAGACTCTACACAGACAAGTGCCTTTACAGCTACAG tGCCTACAACAGGAAGCCACTTGGCATCAATACTTTAACCCCACCCTCCACACCCGCCTCACCCTGCAGCCCCGCCCCCACCCCGGGGACACACCCCCTACAGAGGCAGATCACGTCCCCTGTCCAGACAACACACCCCGGCCACAGTCGTCCAACTCACGGGCACAGCCCCTCCCACCACCGGACACTCCCGCCACACCCGAGCCAAAGCCAGCCTTTCGCCGTGCCCCGCCTACCTGTCAATCACTCCGATGCCTCCTAcagctcagaacacag GTTCCAGCGGCAGCTCTCTGAGCCATGTCTGCCTTTCCCTCCGCCTGACGGTGCCGCCTGTACCCCTTACCCCCCTCAGCCCCATCACTCCCACCGGGCCCCCCTGTCCCGGGACGGCCGCCCCATCTACCAGCGGCACCTGTCAGAGCCCTTGGTCCTCCTCCCTGCTCAGGGCTTCAAGCAGGAGCTGGTGGACCTCCGTTACACCGAGCAGGGGGTCCCCACCATGGGCCCTCCCCGCACCCCGTTCCAGGGCCTCTCTATAAAGCAGGAGCCCCGGGATTTCTGCTTTGACCAAG AAATGCAGAACTGCCAGTCTTCTTTCAGGAAGTCCGGTAACTTCTACCAAAACAATGATGGGTTGATCTACGACGGAGAGCCTCATCTGTACAACGACGACACATGTGTGGTTCCAGAGAGACTAGAAG GCAAGATCAAGCAGGAGGCCGGAGTGTTCCGTGACGGACCGCCCTACCAGCGCCGAGGTTCCCTGCAGCTCTGGCAGTTCCTGGTCACTCTGCTGGACGACCCGGCCAATGGTCACTTCATCTCCTGGACCGGCCGCGGCATGGAGTTCAAACTCATCGAGCCTGAAGAG GTGGCTCGGCGCTGGGGCCTCCAGAAGAACCGGCCTGCCATGAACTACGACAAGCTGAGCCGCTCTCTACGCTACTACTACGAGAAGGGCATCATGCAGAAGGTAAAG GTGGCTGGAGAGAGGTACGTGTACAAGTTTACGTGTGACCCCGAGGCGCTCTTCTCCATGGCCTTCCCTGACAACCAGAGGCCCAGCCTGAAGCAGGACCCGGACTGCCTGCCGCCGTCTGCGGGGGAGGACGACACCACCGTGCCCCTGGCCCACTACGAGGATGGCTGTGGCCCCTACCTGGCCGACGGAGGGGAGCGGTGTGTCTCGTTACTGGGCTTCCCTGATAACTATTCATTCTGA